A DNA window from Streptococcus mutans contains the following coding sequences:
- a CDS encoding nucleoside-triphosphate diphosphatase, whose product MKEKIYEYKDDHNWFISQWSKVGSSTYYEEEAEETYSSIEQSLRGLLDEGNSFILTVIKINSSIALVRFILKMLNEEQQDNFKVSSHKGAILVTQGQQLLLVCLPKKGITITDFFEKKKKVSELGDTILIATRNEGKTKEFSQMFAQLGIKVENLNQYPDLPEVEETGLTFEENARLKAETISHLTGQMVLADDSGLKVDVLGGLPGIWSARFSGPDATDQSNNAKLLHELAMVFDIKDRSAQFHTTLVVAAPDKESLVVEADWSGYIDFAPKGNNGFGYDPLFLVGETGKTAAELSNHEKNIISHRGQAVKKLMEVFPAWQNAH is encoded by the coding sequence ATGAAAGAAAAAATTTATGAATATAAAGATGATCATAACTGGTTCATTAGCCAATGGTCTAAAGTAGGCTCCTCAACTTACTATGAGGAAGAGGCAGAAGAAACTTACAGTTCTATTGAACAAAGTCTTAGAGGTTTACTTGATGAAGGCAATTCGTTTATACTGACAGTTATTAAAATCAACTCCAGCATAGCTCTTGTACGTTTTATCTTAAAAATGCTTAATGAAGAGCAACAAGATAATTTTAAAGTCAGCAGTCATAAAGGAGCTATTTTAGTGACACAGGGACAACAGTTGCTTTTAGTTTGTTTGCCAAAAAAAGGCATAACTATAACCGATTTTTTTGAAAAGAAAAAAAAGGTTTCTGAATTAGGAGATACTATTTTAATTGCCACACGCAACGAAGGTAAAACCAAGGAATTCAGTCAAATGTTCGCTCAATTAGGAATAAAAGTTGAAAATCTTAATCAATATCCTGATTTGCCCGAGGTAGAAGAAACCGGTCTAACCTTTGAAGAAAACGCTCGTTTGAAAGCAGAGACCATTTCTCATTTGACAGGGCAGATGGTTTTGGCAGATGATTCAGGGTTGAAGGTAGATGTTTTAGGTGGTTTACCGGGAATCTGGTCAGCTCGTTTTTCGGGACCTGATGCAACAGATCAAAGTAATAATGCTAAATTACTACATGAACTCGCTATGGTTTTTGATATCAAGGATCGTTCCGCTCAGTTTCATACAACTTTGGTTGTAGCTGCTCCAGATAAGGAAAGCCTTGTGGTTGAAGCAGATTGGTCTGGATACATTGATTTTGCTCCTAAAGGGAATAATGGTTTTGGCTATGATCCTTTGTTTTTAGTGGGAGAAACAGGGAAGACCGCAGCAGAACTTTCAAATCACGAAAAAAATATTATTTCTCACAGAGGACAAGCTGTTAAGAAGCTTATGGAGGTATTTCCAGCATGGCAGAACGCACATTAA
- a CDS encoding metallophosphoesterase yields the protein MAERTLIIMSDSHGDQQIVQEIKNRYLGKVDAIFHNGDSELSVNDPIWEGIHVVCGNCDFGDYPDCLVTNFPELLVAQTHGHLFNINFGFERLDLWAQEEDADICTYGHLHRPAVWKNGKTVFINPGSISQPRGEINECLYAKVRVNADTIFVDYLTRDHKLYTALSQEIKR from the coding sequence ATGGCAGAACGCACATTAATTATCATGAGTGATTCTCATGGTGATCAACAAATTGTTCAGGAGATAAAAAATCGTTACTTAGGTAAAGTGGATGCTATTTTTCATAATGGAGATTCAGAGTTATCTGTTAATGATCCTATTTGGGAAGGGATTCATGTTGTTTGTGGGAATTGCGACTTTGGCGATTATCCCGATTGTTTGGTAACAAATTTTCCTGAATTGCTAGTAGCACAGACACATGGTCACCTATTTAATATTAATTTTGGCTTTGAACGTCTGGATTTGTGGGCTCAAGAGGAAGATGCTGATATCTGTACTTATGGACATCTTCATAGACCAGCTGTTTGGAAGAATGGGAAAACAGTTTTTATCAATCCAGGAAGCATTTCCCAGCCGCGTGGTGAGATTAATGAATGTCTTTATGCTAAAGTACGTGTCAATGCTGATACTATTTTTGTTGACTATTTGACGCGAGACCACAAGCTCTATACAGCACTTTCACAGGAAATAAAAAGATGA
- the racE gene encoding glutamate racemase: MDNRPIGFLDSGVGGLTVVRELMRQLPHEEVIYIGDSARAPYGPRPAKQIKTYTWELVNFLLTKKVKMIVFACNTATAVVWEEVKEKLDIPVLGVILPGSSAAIKSTISGQIGIIGTPMTIKSNIYEQKILDLSPQMKVRSLACPKFVPIVESNKMNSSVAKKIVYESLSPLVGKIDTLVLGCTHYPLLRPIIQNVMGPDVELIDSGAECVRDISVLLNYFDLNRSRTSKVLHHRFYTTASVASFKEIASDWLPLAIEVEHVTL; encoded by the coding sequence ATGAAGAGGTTATCTATATTGGGGATTCAGCGCGTGCACCTTATGGACCGCGTCCAGCTAAACAGATAAAGACATATACTTGGGAATTGGTCAACTTTCTCCTTACTAAAAAGGTCAAAATGATTGTTTTTGCTTGTAATACAGCAACGGCTGTTGTTTGGGAAGAAGTCAAAGAAAAACTTGATATTCCTGTTTTAGGTGTTATTTTACCAGGTTCTAGCGCTGCTATTAAATCAACTATTTCTGGTCAAATTGGCATTATTGGGACACCGATGACCATCAAATCTAATATTTATGAGCAAAAAATACTAGACCTCTCACCACAAATGAAAGTAAGAAGCCTAGCTTGCCCCAAATTTGTTCCTATTGTTGAATCAAATAAAATGAACTCAAGTGTAGCGAAAAAGATTGTTTATGAAAGTCTATCTCCTCTGGTGGGGAAAATTGATACTCTTGTTTTAGGCTGTACCCATTATCCACTTTTACGGCCCATTATTCAAAATGTAATGGGACCAGATGTTGAGTTAATTGATAGTGGTGCAGAATGTGTACGTGATATTTCTGTTCTCCTGAATTACTTTGATCTTAATCGCAGCAGAACTTCAAAAGTGCTGCATCATCGTTTCTATACAACAGCTAGTGTGGCCAGTTTTAAAGAAATAGCTAGCGACTGGTTACCTTTAGCTATTGAAGTGGAGCATGTAACATTATGA
- the cbpB gene encoding cyclic-di-AMP-binding protein CbpB translates to MIAQEFKDFLKPLLKDALTPAEELAIFIDTHKTDHVMLLLANNGFSRVPVLTKDKKYVGTISMSDIVKYQKEEGVDNEKLAALDISYMTNGSYATVSPNADLTEVMHKLVDANFLPVVEADGTFLGIITRKTILKALNNLLHEFTNDYTLTKK, encoded by the coding sequence ATGATTGCACAAGAATTTAAAGATTTTCTAAAACCACTTTTGAAAGATGCCCTCACTCCGGCTGAGGAATTAGCTATTTTTATTGATACTCATAAGACTGATCATGTTATGCTGCTGTTAGCTAATAATGGTTTTTCACGTGTCCCTGTTCTGACTAAGGATAAAAAATATGTAGGCACTATTAGTATGTCTGATATTGTTAAATATCAAAAAGAAGAGGGGGTAGATAATGAAAAGTTAGCAGCCCTAGACATTTCTTATATGACTAACGGTAGTTATGCTACTGTGAGTCCTAATGCCGATCTAACAGAAGTCATGCATAAATTAGTTGATGCTAATTTTCTTCCTGTTGTTGAAGCAGATGGTACTTTTTTAGGTATTATTACACGAAAAACAATTTTAAAAGCCTTAAATAACTTGCTTCATGAATTTACAAATGACTATACATTGACTAAAAAATGA